A single genomic interval of Rosistilla ulvae harbors:
- a CDS encoding aldehyde dehydrogenase family protein: MSKRQPHDIAALDAAVIELRSGAERLKVLPLLDCCELVDACAAAVVQHADEWIRVSCEAKQIAVDRPVASEEILAGPGTLLRYLRLVAAAFRDLHQTGTRRLPGSLRTNSLGRLCVPILPVGSLYDRLIFQGLQAETWLQPHVDEASMFCDVWQTRRDRPARVAGVLGAGNVSAIPATDALHKIFYEFEAVLLKLNPVNEYLMPVFMKIFQPLIDADLLRIVRGDRELGTAMVQHDGIDTLHLTGSHLTHDAIVWGTDPQQRAQRQRDNSPLVTKTITSELGNVTPWVIVPGEYSRRQLKSQAEHLVASIVANASYNCVATKLIVTSRGWSQREEFLDLVDSLLADVPPRYAYYPGSRERFERAAGFMPSGDEESLPWTLIRDARPDRTPHLFEEESFVCVCAETQLDEAAPDRFLEQAVDFVNDRVFGTLCCTLTLPDAWRKQHRTQLERAIDRLRYGSVCLNQWSGIVYGLMTPAWGGHHSGTLAAPASGLGHVHNTFGLAGIDKTVLFGPLSSSPKPVWFPSHRTADRLGRSLIRFYEKAGPMRLPAIIYHALRG; the protein is encoded by the coding sequence GTGTCAAAACGCCAACCACACGATATCGCGGCGCTCGACGCGGCGGTGATCGAACTTCGATCGGGGGCGGAGCGATTAAAAGTGCTTCCGTTGTTGGACTGTTGCGAATTGGTCGATGCATGCGCCGCGGCGGTGGTGCAACATGCCGATGAATGGATTCGCGTCAGTTGTGAAGCGAAGCAAATCGCTGTAGATCGCCCCGTTGCGTCCGAAGAGATCCTCGCCGGACCAGGGACTTTGTTGCGGTACTTGCGATTGGTCGCTGCCGCGTTTCGCGACTTGCATCAGACCGGTACGCGTCGTCTGCCAGGATCGTTGCGGACGAATTCGTTGGGACGATTGTGTGTGCCGATCTTGCCAGTCGGTTCGCTGTACGATCGATTGATATTTCAAGGGCTGCAGGCGGAGACTTGGCTGCAGCCGCACGTCGACGAGGCTTCGATGTTTTGTGACGTTTGGCAAACGCGGCGCGATCGTCCGGCGCGAGTCGCAGGGGTGTTAGGGGCGGGGAACGTCAGCGCGATTCCAGCGACCGATGCCTTGCACAAGATCTTCTACGAATTCGAAGCGGTACTGTTGAAGCTGAATCCGGTCAACGAATATTTGATGCCGGTTTTCATGAAGATTTTCCAACCGTTGATCGACGCGGATCTGTTGCGGATCGTTCGTGGCGATCGCGAGCTGGGGACTGCCATGGTCCAGCATGACGGGATCGATACGCTTCATTTGACCGGTTCTCATTTGACGCATGATGCCATCGTTTGGGGGACCGATCCGCAGCAGAGAGCGCAGCGCCAGCGAGACAACTCGCCGTTGGTGACCAAAACGATCACGAGCGAACTGGGGAACGTGACGCCTTGGGTGATCGTGCCGGGCGAGTATTCGCGGCGTCAGCTGAAATCTCAGGCGGAACACTTGGTCGCTTCGATCGTTGCCAATGCGTCGTACAATTGTGTTGCGACCAAATTGATTGTGACGTCGCGCGGTTGGTCGCAGCGAGAAGAGTTCTTGGACTTGGTCGATTCTCTGTTGGCTGATGTACCCCCTCGCTACGCCTATTACCCAGGTTCCCGAGAGCGATTCGAGCGCGCTGCCGGTTTCATGCCCAGCGGCGATGAGGAAAGTTTGCCGTGGACGTTGATCCGCGATGCGCGCCCCGATCGGACGCCTCATCTGTTTGAGGAGGAGTCGTTTGTGTGCGTCTGCGCCGAGACGCAATTGGATGAAGCCGCACCGGATCGGTTTCTCGAGCAGGCGGTCGATTTTGTCAACGATCGGGTCTTTGGAACGCTGTGCTGCACGCTGACGCTTCCCGATGCGTGGCGGAAGCAGCATCGCACCCAGTTGGAACGTGCTATCGATCGGCTGCGCTACGGTTCGGTTTGTCTAAACCAATGGTCGGGAATCGTCTATGGCTTGATGACGCCTGCATGGGGAGGTCACCACAGCGGAACTCTCGCGGCACCGGCCAGCGGCCTTGGGCACGTTCACAATACGTTTGGGCTGGCCGGAATCGATAAGACGGTGTTGTTTGGTCCGTTGAGCAGTTCGCCCAAACCGGTTTGGTTTCCGAGTCATCGGACCGCGGATCGGTTGGGCCGCAGCTTGATCCGGTTCTACGAAAAAGCAGGCCCGATGCGGCTGCCTGCGATAATCTATCATGCGCTGCGTGGATAA
- a CDS encoding Mpo1 family 2-hydroxy fatty acid dioxygenase: MKSKSSGQWFAQYEVCHRNPINERIHWVCVPLIAASFLGLLWDLPFPQLPWSWINWSVVVMLASLVFYVRLSFRLAVGMAICFVLLWAAMVAYHANFDTPIWLPSLVVFVVAWIGQFIGHRIEGKKPAFFEDLQFLLIGPAWVLNALYRRLGL; encoded by the coding sequence ATGAAAAGTAAATCCTCCGGCCAATGGTTTGCACAGTATGAGGTCTGTCATCGCAACCCAATCAACGAACGGATCCATTGGGTTTGTGTTCCGTTGATCGCCGCATCCTTTCTGGGGTTGCTGTGGGATCTTCCCTTCCCACAGTTGCCCTGGAGTTGGATCAACTGGAGCGTCGTCGTCATGCTGGCCTCGCTGGTTTTTTACGTCCGGTTATCGTTCCGGTTAGCTGTCGGGATGGCGATCTGTTTTGTTTTGCTGTGGGCCGCGATGGTTGCCTATCATGCGAACTTCGATACTCCGATTTGGCTGCCTTCGTTGGTGGTCTTTGTTGTCGCTTGGATCGGCCAGTTCATCGGCCATCGTATCGAGGGTAAGAAGCCCGCGTTTTTTGAAGATCTCCAATTTCTCTTGATCGGTCCTGCGTGGGTGCTCAACGCGCTGTATCGACGCTTGGGGCTTTAG
- a CDS encoding DUF1559 domain-containing protein — protein sequence MKTTKRGFTLVELLVVIAIIGILVGLLLPAVQAAREAARRMQCSNNLKQTALSMHNYHDTYKTFPQGAIVKFGGASLSSNFYVNAFASTLPFIEQGALQDLYNFDVPWEQQTPAVARTVISTYFCPSNAGEDVVSDTAIGAVLASFGATVGDTFGVSTYRLSKGAHGEWSNKPNGYGSAKGMFDLGLKTSFRDIIDGTSNTFCIGEGASGGRRVLCAGVDCDESGTVETVSATGWMIPQPIPDAAGLIRNSNFAGTVEPLNKNPTTSTNLAEADFGNAAPGGGDTVGNFGSYHPGGANFALADGSVRFVGETVDMVIYRAVSTVAGGEAVSLP from the coding sequence ATGAAAACAACAAAACGTGGGTTTACCCTGGTGGAATTGTTGGTGGTTATTGCGATCATCGGAATCTTGGTCGGGCTGCTGTTACCTGCAGTACAAGCGGCGCGGGAAGCGGCGCGGCGGATGCAGTGTTCCAACAATTTGAAACAGACGGCGTTGTCGATGCACAATTATCACGACACGTACAAGACATTTCCTCAGGGAGCGATCGTTAAGTTCGGCGGCGCTTCGCTGTCGAGCAACTTCTATGTCAATGCGTTTGCATCGACGCTACCCTTTATCGAACAGGGAGCTTTGCAAGATCTGTATAACTTTGATGTTCCCTGGGAGCAGCAAACGCCCGCGGTCGCTCGGACTGTCATCTCGACCTATTTCTGTCCTTCGAATGCAGGGGAAGATGTTGTATCCGATACGGCAATTGGCGCCGTTTTGGCCAGTTTTGGCGCGACGGTGGGCGACACGTTTGGGGTCTCGACCTATCGGTTGTCCAAAGGTGCCCACGGCGAATGGTCGAACAAGCCCAATGGATATGGCAGCGCGAAGGGAATGTTTGACCTAGGGCTGAAAACGAGTTTCCGCGACATCATCGATGGAACAAGTAATACGTTCTGCATCGGTGAAGGGGCATCCGGAGGACGACGCGTGCTGTGTGCAGGGGTTGATTGTGATGAGTCAGGGACGGTCGAAACTGTCAGTGCGACTGGATGGATGATTCCGCAACCGATCCCCGATGCGGCCGGTTTGATTCGCAACAGTAACTTTGCTGGCACTGTCGAACCGCTGAACAAAAATCCGACCACGTCGACGAATCTCGCCGAGGCAGACTTTGGTAACGCGGCGCCTGGTGGCGGAGATACCGTTGGCAACTTCGGCAGCTATCATCCCGGTGGTGCCAACTTTGCACTGGCCGATGGCTCGGTTCGGTTCGTCGGTGAAACTGTCGATATGGTGATTTATCGTGCCGTCTCGACCGTTGCCGGTGGCGAAGCCGTTTCCTTGCCATAG
- a CDS encoding sugar phosphate isomerase/epimerase family protein: MSRLPALSRRDLLRTIPPVAAATMVAPSAFAWQSTSKILNTLKIGMVKIDGASLEERFRVVKEVGFDGIEMNSPGMDVEETKAAIKATGLVVDGTVCAGHWSIRHTSPDAATRAKALENLQIALRDTKAVGGDTVLLVVGKGEDGPESEIWERSIENISKAIPLAKELNMTIAIENVWNQFLYDHDGDSNQTADKFVKYVDEFNSPHVGMQFDIGNHWKYGNTGDWIRTLGKRIVKLDSKGFSRADNRFTKIGEGDVDWKDVKAALNEIGYEGWCAAEVGGGGKERLTEILANMKRTIG, from the coding sequence ATGAGTCGACTTCCAGCCCTTTCTCGCCGCGATCTATTGCGTACCATTCCCCCCGTTGCAGCTGCCACGATGGTTGCCCCATCGGCATTTGCCTGGCAATCGACATCGAAGATCCTCAACACGCTGAAGATCGGGATGGTCAAGATCGACGGTGCCTCTTTGGAAGAGCGGTTCCGAGTCGTCAAAGAGGTTGGTTTCGACGGCATCGAAATGAACTCTCCCGGAATGGACGTCGAAGAGACCAAAGCCGCGATCAAGGCGACAGGCCTGGTCGTCGACGGCACCGTTTGCGCCGGACACTGGTCGATTCGGCACACCAGCCCCGACGCCGCAACGCGGGCCAAAGCATTGGAAAATCTTCAAATCGCACTTCGCGACACCAAAGCGGTTGGCGGTGATACCGTGCTGCTGGTTGTCGGCAAAGGGGAAGATGGGCCCGAGAGCGAGATTTGGGAACGCTCGATCGAGAACATTTCCAAAGCCATCCCGTTGGCTAAAGAGTTGAACATGACGATCGCGATCGAAAACGTATGGAATCAATTCCTGTACGATCACGACGGCGATTCCAATCAAACCGCCGACAAGTTTGTTAAATACGTCGACGAATTCAACTCGCCTCACGTCGGAATGCAATTCGACATCGGCAACCACTGGAAATACGGAAACACCGGCGATTGGATTCGCACGCTTGGCAAACGAATCGTCAAACTCGACTCCAAAGGCTTCTCGCGCGCGGACAACCGGTTCACAAAAATTGGTGAAGGGGATGTCGATTGGAAAGATGTCAAAGCCGCGCTGAACGAAATCGGTTACGAAGGTTGGTGTGCCGCGGAGGTTGGCGGCGGTGGCAAGGAACGGTTAACCGAAATCCTGGCCAACATGAAACGCACGATCGGCTAA